A single region of the Halobacterium wangiae genome encodes:
- a CDS encoding DUF502 domain-containing protein, with product MRIKTSLKSNFTAGLVLVGPLVVTLVILRTLMGWLGGLLDPIVDGTRLATQTGDSTILAQLLALAIIAALVTVLGFLAQQSVGKHIFGRTGRLVAFLPVFRTIYGSVRGMASSVVNRSSDFESVVYVEYPRDGVYRLGLKTGDSPDDLAELAGEDAHNVFFPGSPNPTQGSLILVPDSRVHDSELSVRAAIRLLMTTGMDQSDSVIELDDDEVVLPGDRPESAD from the coding sequence ATGCGAATCAAGACATCGCTGAAGAGCAACTTCACCGCGGGCCTCGTGCTGGTGGGGCCACTCGTGGTGACGCTCGTCATCCTGCGAACTCTAATGGGGTGGCTCGGCGGCCTACTCGACCCCATCGTCGACGGGACACGGCTCGCCACACAGACCGGTGACAGCACGATACTCGCCCAGTTGCTCGCGCTCGCCATCATCGCCGCGCTGGTGACGGTGCTCGGCTTCCTCGCCCAGCAGTCTGTCGGCAAACACATCTTCGGGCGGACCGGCCGCCTCGTCGCCTTCCTCCCGGTTTTCCGGACCATCTACGGGAGCGTCCGCGGGATGGCCTCTTCGGTCGTGAACAGGAGTTCGGACTTCGAGTCCGTGGTGTACGTCGAGTACCCCCGTGACGGCGTCTACCGGCTCGGGCTGAAGACCGGCGACAGCCCCGACGACCTGGCGGAACTCGCGGGCGAGGACGCGCACAACGTCTTCTTCCCGGGGAGCCCGAACCCGACGCAGGGCTCGCTGATACTGGTGCCGGACAGCCGCGTCCACGACTCCGAGTTGAGCGTCAGGGCCGCCATCCGCCTGCTGATGACCACGGGGATGGACCAGTCCGACTCCGTCATCGAACTCGACGACGACGAAGTGGTGCTGCCGGGCGACCGCCCGGAGTCCGCGGACTGA
- a CDS encoding extracellular solute-binding protein: MTRTPGRRTFLAGLAAGVGSLGGCSALAGDRSPTVSLLAAGSLNNALENGLRPAVDATLQVEARGSAEVARLVAEAQKDPDVVSVADVALFDSPMDPEWYAEFATNSVVVAYNQDTDGGQHIADAGVDGWYRPLLDGDVSLGRTDPDLDPLGYRTLFVLELAAEYYGTTAELRAEIPRREQVYPETQLVSQFETGSVDAAVTYRSMAVDRGYDYVELPPEIDLSTPEFADRYASVSYELPGGNVVSGAPISYASTVRDESPAVLDVFAEQTTGQYLREYGFVVPTDYPRYTGNVPERVTH; the protein is encoded by the coding sequence ATGACGCGAACCCCCGGCCGGCGAACGTTCCTCGCTGGACTCGCTGCCGGAGTCGGTTCGCTCGGTGGCTGTTCGGCGCTCGCCGGTGACCGCAGTCCGACAGTGTCGCTGCTCGCTGCCGGGAGCCTCAACAACGCCCTCGAGAACGGGCTCCGGCCGGCCGTCGACGCGACCCTGCAGGTCGAGGCGCGGGGCTCCGCGGAGGTCGCTCGCCTCGTCGCCGAGGCGCAGAAGGACCCCGACGTCGTGTCGGTGGCCGACGTCGCGCTGTTCGACTCACCGATGGACCCTGAGTGGTACGCCGAGTTCGCGACGAACTCCGTCGTCGTCGCGTACAACCAGGACACCGACGGCGGGCAGCACATCGCCGACGCGGGCGTCGACGGCTGGTACCGGCCGCTGCTCGACGGCGACGTCTCGCTCGGTCGGACCGACCCGGACCTCGACCCGCTCGGCTACCGCACACTGTTCGTGCTCGAACTCGCCGCGGAGTACTACGGGACGACGGCGGAGCTCCGCGCGGAGATCCCCCGACGCGAGCAGGTGTACCCGGAGACGCAACTCGTCAGCCAGTTCGAGACGGGGTCCGTCGACGCGGCCGTCACCTACCGGAGCATGGCCGTCGACCGGGGCTACGACTACGTCGAGTTGCCCCCGGAGATCGACCTGAGCACGCCCGAGTTCGCCGACCGGTACGCGTCTGTGTCGTACGAACTGCCGGGCGGGAACGTCGTCTCCGGCGCACCCATCAGTTACGCGTCGACCGTTCGCGACGAGTCGCCCGCGGTACTCGACGTCTTCGCAGAGCAGACGACAGGACAGTACCTCAGAGAGTACGGCTTCGTGGTGCCCACGGACTACCCACGCTACACAGGCAATGTTCCCGAGCGAGTCACGCACTGA
- a CDS encoding ABC transporter ATP-binding protein, protein MLDLTGLTKTYGDFDFGPVDLSVGAEVLSVLGPSGSGKTTLLSTIAGIVAPDAGDISLDGRSLVGRPLEARRVGLVFQDGALFPHMTARENVAYAATSPDRVADLAATLEIDNVLDRRPSALSGGERRRVALARTLAADPDLLLLDEPLSSLDTPIRRRLRDELHDLFGSLEIPTIYVTHDQRAATVLGDRIAVLRDGTVEQVGPPQTVLDRPDTEFVARFTGSENVFDATVVEQDGDSITLGVGDQILRARADRSVGNSVTVCVRPSRVQLSGSSIDAADESALTGTVRRHLNEGDEHRVLVDVDGTDLSVVAKVQPATVEQLPVDPGSPVHVSIPPDAIHVLNE, encoded by the coding sequence ATGCTCGACCTGACTGGACTCACGAAAACCTACGGCGACTTCGACTTCGGCCCCGTCGACCTCTCGGTCGGCGCGGAGGTACTCTCGGTGCTGGGTCCATCGGGGAGTGGGAAGACGACGCTGCTCTCGACGATTGCCGGCATCGTCGCCCCGGACGCGGGCGACATCTCGCTGGACGGCCGGTCGCTCGTCGGGCGGCCGCTGGAGGCACGCCGGGTCGGACTGGTGTTCCAGGACGGCGCGCTGTTCCCGCACATGACCGCCCGGGAGAACGTCGCGTACGCGGCGACGAGCCCTGACCGCGTGGCCGACCTCGCCGCGACTCTCGAGATCGACAACGTGCTCGACCGGCGTCCGTCCGCTCTCTCGGGTGGCGAACGCCGGCGCGTCGCACTGGCCCGGACGCTCGCAGCGGACCCCGACCTGCTGTTACTCGACGAACCGCTGTCCAGCCTCGACACGCCGATCCGACGTCGCCTCCGCGACGAACTGCACGACCTCTTCGGGTCGCTGGAGATCCCGACGATCTACGTGACCCACGATCAGCGCGCGGCCACGGTGCTCGGCGACCGAATCGCAGTGCTCCGGGACGGGACCGTCGAGCAGGTCGGCCCACCGCAGACCGTCCTCGACCGACCGGACACCGAGTTCGTCGCCCGGTTCACGGGGAGCGAGAACGTCTTCGACGCCACCGTCGTCGAGCAGGACGGCGATTCGATCACCCTCGGCGTCGGCGACCAGATCCTCCGGGCGCGCGCCGACCGTTCCGTCGGGAACTCCGTCACAGTCTGCGTCCGCCCGTCACGTGTCCAACTCAGCGGCAGCTCCATCGACGCTGCGGATGAATCCGCACTTACGGGAACAGTTCGCCGTCACCTGAACGAGGGAGACGAACACCGAGTCCTCGTGGACGTCGACGGGACGGATCTCTCGGTCGTCGCGAAGGTCCAGCCCGCGACTGTCGAACAGTTGCCCGTCGACCCTGGTTCGCCAGTACACGTCTCGATTCCCCCGGACGCGATTCACGTGCTGAACGAGTAA
- a CDS encoding ABC transporter ATP-binding protein, producing MPTSESESVAEHGSANTDTRPRVSAVDVEGLQLTYADGTEAVRNVDMTVPEGEFFGFLGPNGAGKTTTIKVLATLLSPTAGDVRVNGFDVRTDPRKVRQSIGYMAQETSIDPELTAEENIRFACEAYGVPRGDRQTRIDELLELVGLADVADKRAEEFSGGMKKRLDAATALVHRPPLVFLDEPTTGLDPKARNRLWEYFRRINDRGTTIFLTTQYLEEADQLCDRLSVILDGNIVAEGSPADLKREVGGEVLDVELEGDGDARHRAAAIAREFDAFDDASVSESEDGISVTAETARQHGTDLLVALRDAGLTVTGFNIRAPTLDDVFLAITGEELDVETEEESR from the coding sequence ATGCCCACGTCAGAGTCCGAGTCGGTGGCCGAACACGGATCGGCGAACACCGACACCCGCCCGAGAGTCTCCGCCGTCGACGTCGAGGGGTTGCAGCTGACGTACGCCGACGGCACGGAAGCCGTCCGCAACGTCGACATGACCGTCCCGGAGGGGGAGTTCTTCGGCTTCCTGGGGCCGAACGGCGCGGGCAAGACGACGACCATCAAGGTGCTCGCGACGCTGCTCTCTCCGACTGCCGGCGACGTCCGCGTCAACGGCTTCGACGTCCGCACCGACCCGCGGAAGGTCCGGCAGTCCATCGGCTACATGGCCCAGGAGACGAGCATCGACCCCGAACTCACGGCCGAGGAGAACATCCGGTTCGCGTGCGAGGCCTACGGGGTCCCCCGGGGCGACCGCCAGACGCGCATCGACGAACTCCTCGAACTGGTCGGTCTCGCGGACGTCGCCGACAAGCGCGCCGAGGAGTTCTCCGGCGGGATGAAGAAACGCCTCGACGCGGCCACCGCGCTCGTCCACCGGCCACCGCTCGTGTTCCTCGACGAACCGACCACCGGCCTCGACCCGAAGGCCCGGAACCGTCTCTGGGAGTACTTCCGCCGCATCAACGACCGCGGCACCACCATCTTCCTCACCACCCAGTACCTCGAGGAGGCCGACCAGCTCTGTGACCGTCTCTCGGTCATCCTCGACGGCAACATCGTCGCGGAGGGGAGTCCCGCCGACCTCAAGCGCGAGGTGGGCGGCGAGGTGCTGGACGTCGAACTGGAGGGTGACGGCGACGCCCGCCACCGTGCCGCGGCCATCGCCCGCGAGTTCGACGCGTTCGACGACGCGTCCGTCTCGGAGAGCGAGGACGGCATCAGCGTCACCGCCGAGACCGCACGGCAACACGGGACTGACCTGCTCGTCGCGCTCCGCGACGCGGGGCTGACCGTGACCGGGTTCAACATCCGCGCGCCAACCCTCGACGACGTCTTCCTGGCCATCACGGGCGAGGAACTGGACGTCGAGACGGAGGAGGAGAGCCGATGA
- a CDS encoding DUF5805 domain-containing protein produces the protein MAGDDRAVVKTYVPPDQKEAWAEHAEQLDMSQSEFLRSMVQAGRRGFLADREEGGSEDATPGGQGLEDRVLSTLSAEGVVSWGQLVEELSGDFEDRLDEAVQSLSDAGEIRFDPRRDGFVLQGDR, from the coding sequence ATGGCCGGTGACGACCGAGCAGTAGTGAAGACCTACGTGCCGCCCGACCAGAAGGAGGCGTGGGCCGAGCACGCAGAACAGCTAGACATGTCCCAGAGCGAGTTCCTGCGGTCGATGGTGCAGGCCGGGAGAAGAGGGTTCCTGGCCGACCGCGAGGAAGGTGGTTCTGAGGACGCTACCCCTGGGGGCCAGGGCCTCGAAGACAGGGTCCTCTCGACACTCTCGGCGGAGGGTGTCGTGTCGTGGGGCCAACTCGTCGAGGAGCTCTCCGGAGATTTCGAGGATCGACTGGACGAGGCGGTGCAGTCGCTGTCGGACGCGGGCGAGATCCGCTTCGACCCGCGCCGCGACGGCTTCGTCCTCCAGGGTGACAGATGA
- a CDS encoding ABC transporter permease, which translates to MFPSESRTESVAGRLDWLSVAFLLGAVLLCFYLLPLLALVASQPPGTVLARVGSPEVLSAARTSLLGATVSTVLSTVFGLPLAYWLARTDGRLPTVVTAVVVLPLVLPPVVSGMVLLTVVGPNTLLGGAVSASGFPLTRSLAGVVLAQTFVASPFVVVTAKAAIESVDRSLEHASRSLGKHRLTTFRRVTLPLAWPGILAGVTLAFARALGEFGATIMLAYYPRTMPVQIWVSFTTLGLENAFPVAVILVGIAVGTLVVLDRLGTNPLE; encoded by the coding sequence ATGTTCCCGAGCGAGTCACGCACTGAGTCCGTCGCCGGGCGACTCGACTGGCTGTCGGTCGCGTTCCTCCTGGGAGCGGTGTTGCTCTGCTTCTACCTCCTCCCGCTGCTGGCGCTGGTCGCGAGTCAACCACCCGGCACAGTGCTCGCTCGTGTGGGCAGCCCCGAGGTGCTCTCCGCAGCCCGGACGTCGCTGCTCGGCGCCACCGTGAGTACGGTGCTCTCGACGGTGTTCGGACTGCCGCTGGCCTACTGGCTCGCCCGCACGGACGGTCGGTTACCGACGGTCGTCACCGCCGTCGTCGTCCTCCCGCTGGTGTTACCACCGGTCGTCAGCGGCATGGTGCTGTTGACCGTCGTCGGACCGAACACGCTGCTCGGTGGCGCAGTCTCCGCCAGCGGGTTCCCGCTGACTCGCTCACTAGCCGGCGTCGTCCTCGCCCAGACGTTCGTCGCGTCACCGTTCGTCGTCGTCACCGCGAAGGCAGCTATCGAGAGCGTCGACCGCAGCCTCGAACACGCCTCGCGCTCGCTCGGCAAGCACAGGCTCACCACGTTCCGTCGCGTCACGCTCCCGCTCGCGTGGCCGGGGATTCTCGCCGGCGTCACCCTGGCGTTCGCCCGGGCGTTGGGCGAGTTCGGCGCGACCATCATGCTCGCGTACTACCCGCGGACGATGCCGGTCCAGATCTGGGTGTCGTTCACGACGCTCGGCCTGGAGAACGCGTTCCCCGTCGCGGTGATTCTCGTCGGCATCGCCGTCGGAACGCTCGTCGTCCTCGACCGCCTCGGAACCAACCCCCTGGAGTGA
- a CDS encoding ABC transporter permease has translation MNTPTREEGADHDVVRSGNSFFGDVWVNFKRWNLKAVRNPFVLVVSLVQPIIFLVLFTEVFGNVAGAAVNRGIPGINYETYLVPAITIQVALAAAITSGIGLVNDIENGMFEKVLVSPMNRTAVFVGKTAAEVFRIAVQIAIILGLGVLLGAEIVTGAVGAVAIVAVGILFSLWFLALSNSLAVLTRDQESTIIGANLLQFPLLFLSSAFLPLDSLPGWVQTFASVNPVTYGVDAARSLMLDQDVMTVVEVTAFGGTLDGVIPGVAVLVALDLVLGAIAVVLLSRASSSDVR, from the coding sequence ATGAACACGCCGACCCGCGAGGAGGGCGCCGACCACGACGTCGTCCGCTCCGGGAACTCCTTCTTCGGGGACGTCTGGGTGAACTTCAAGCGCTGGAACCTCAAGGCCGTCCGCAACCCGTTCGTCCTCGTGGTGTCGCTCGTCCAGCCCATCATCTTCCTCGTGCTGTTCACCGAGGTGTTCGGCAACGTCGCGGGCGCGGCCGTCAACCGCGGCATCCCCGGCATCAACTACGAGACGTACCTCGTCCCCGCGATCACGATCCAGGTCGCGCTCGCGGCAGCCATCACCTCGGGCATCGGTCTCGTCAACGACATCGAGAACGGGATGTTCGAGAAGGTGCTCGTCTCGCCGATGAACCGCACCGCCGTCTTCGTCGGGAAGACGGCCGCGGAGGTGTTCCGCATCGCCGTCCAGATCGCGATCATCCTCGGCCTCGGCGTCCTCCTCGGCGCGGAGATCGTCACCGGAGCGGTCGGCGCCGTCGCCATCGTCGCCGTCGGCATCCTCTTCTCCCTGTGGTTCCTCGCGCTGTCGAACTCCCTGGCCGTCCTCACCCGCGACCAGGAGTCGACGATCATCGGGGCGAACCTCCTGCAGTTCCCGCTCCTGTTCCTCTCGAGTGCGTTCCTCCCCCTGGACTCGCTCCCGGGGTGGGTTCAGACGTTCGCCAGCGTCAACCCCGTCACCTACGGCGTCGACGCCGCGCGGTCGCTGATGCTCGACCAGGACGTGATGACGGTCGTCGAGGTCACGGCCTTCGGTGGTACGCTCGACGGTGTGATTCCAGGCGTAGCCGTACTGGTGGCACTCGACCTCGTTCTGGGGGCGATCGCCGTCGTGTTGTTGTCGCGGGCGTCGAGTTCCGACGTCCGCTGA
- a CDS encoding helix-turn-helix domain-containing protein: MSSYGPDDVVSPRNIVILKARVANPTASTRELSEVLDAEYGIELSHNRISEILREMAEDGLYRETVIPDQSIFNHFLFRVSFYYPNFADQWEDCYWALRDDPHVLMFFNADSEYHWQFITQFRTNDRMQRWIHEFFKEFGEFISGFHNTVLHQVHKFQTDAEVFDEMLRETPEGRAYLEASDAA; this comes from the coding sequence ATGTCATCGTACGGGCCCGACGACGTCGTCTCCCCCAGGAACATCGTCATCCTGAAGGCTCGCGTCGCGAACCCGACCGCGTCCACGCGGGAACTGAGCGAGGTACTCGACGCCGAGTACGGCATCGAACTCTCCCACAACCGCATCAGCGAGATCCTCCGCGAGATGGCCGAGGACGGCCTCTACCGCGAGACCGTCATCCCCGACCAAAGCATCTTCAACCACTTCCTCTTCCGGGTCTCATTCTATTACCCGAACTTCGCCGACCAGTGGGAGGACTGCTACTGGGCGCTCCGGGACGACCCCCACGTGTTGATGTTCTTCAACGCCGACTCGGAGTACCACTGGCAGTTCATCACCCAGTTCCGCACCAACGACCGGATGCAGCGCTGGATCCACGAGTTCTTCAAGGAGTTCGGCGAGTTCATCTCCGGGTTCCACAACACCGTCCTCCACCAGGTCCACAAGTTCCAGACGGACGCCGAGGTGTTCGACGAGATGCTCCGCGAGACGCCGGAGGGGCGGGCGTACCTCGAAGCGAGCGACGCGGCCTGA
- a CDS encoding mandelate racemase/muconate lactonizing enzyme family protein — MEISNVETFALRRELDDRFANAQKWRDSREYCLVRLTTADGTEGWGECWGPVAGNREIVEEFVAPWLEGRDARNVEQIHDNLRWKLRTSFHTFAPVGVVSAVDMALWDIRGKARGESIAQLLGGRRREDVRAYATGHFFRDVDDFDRQCDLLAAEARGHVEAGFDALKMKVGLAHQFPWGPDEDVELVRTVREAVGDEVTVMVDANWAYDVATARRVGRALEELDVYFFEEPVQPQQLDAYSRLNDALDLAVAGGECWAFADEFERVLDAGAVDYVQPDVTSAGGVTSMRRIASSAWDAGLQCHPHVFGTGVAIAASLQVLATIPGRPLLEFDRTPNPIRDELITEQITNDEDTVPIPDRPGLGITIDEAVLDRFSA, encoded by the coding sequence ATGGAGATATCGAACGTAGAGACGTTCGCGCTACGCCGGGAGCTCGACGACCGGTTCGCCAACGCCCAGAAGTGGCGCGACAGCCGGGAGTACTGTCTCGTCCGACTCACGACCGCCGACGGCACGGAGGGGTGGGGCGAGTGCTGGGGGCCAGTCGCCGGCAACCGCGAGATCGTCGAGGAGTTCGTCGCACCGTGGCTCGAGGGCCGGGACGCCCGGAACGTCGAGCAGATCCACGACAACCTCCGGTGGAAGCTCCGTACCAGCTTCCACACGTTCGCGCCGGTTGGCGTCGTCAGCGCCGTCGACATGGCGCTGTGGGACATCCGCGGGAAGGCTCGGGGCGAGTCCATTGCTCAGCTCCTCGGCGGCCGCCGCCGCGAGGACGTCCGGGCGTACGCGACGGGGCACTTCTTCCGGGACGTCGACGACTTCGACCGACAGTGCGACCTGCTCGCGGCGGAGGCTCGCGGCCACGTGGAGGCCGGCTTCGACGCGCTCAAGATGAAAGTCGGCCTGGCCCACCAGTTCCCGTGGGGGCCGGACGAGGACGTCGAACTCGTTCGTACGGTGCGGGAGGCCGTCGGGGACGAGGTGACGGTGATGGTCGACGCCAACTGGGCGTACGACGTCGCGACCGCCCGTCGAGTGGGGAGAGCGCTCGAGGAACTGGACGTCTACTTCTTCGAGGAGCCAGTCCAGCCACAGCAACTCGACGCCTACTCGCGTCTCAACGACGCGCTCGACCTGGCGGTCGCGGGTGGAGAGTGCTGGGCGTTCGCCGACGAGTTCGAACGCGTACTCGACGCTGGCGCGGTGGACTACGTGCAACCCGACGTGACGAGTGCCGGCGGTGTCACCTCGATGCGCCGAATCGCCAGCTCCGCCTGGGATGCTGGCCTCCAGTGTCACCCACACGTGTTCGGGACTGGTGTCGCAATCGCCGCGAGCCTGCAGGTTCTCGCGACGATTCCCGGCCGACCGCTCCTCGAGTTCGACCGGACGCCGAACCCGATTCGCGACGAGCTAATCACCGAACAGATCACGAACGACGAGGACACGGTACCGATCCCGGACCGGCCGGGCCTGGGCATCACGATCGACGAGGCCGTCCTCGACAGGTTCAGCGCCTGA
- a CDS encoding tyrosine-type recombinase/integrase codes for MSGDATAVADRGEPDTDDPIEYFLEDMAYHGKSERTREAYGRVLRAFETFLAEFETTAADADRRDCLAWVHELRGQHAESTVATYASYLNRFYSYMTQVGTFDANPMALVMQEMDEAIDTDPTRREVSVERMREFVGDVTHPLERAVVVALLKTGLRVGELCNLDVRDVSLAAPAVEDAYDLGTRGQLDGRPDTLFVDPRMSRGETVNGEERTASNKRKRATLVPVDGELKTVLVRWLAIRPDSPSEAEPLFVSTRDAWGERLTPEMVRSMVRRHAEAAGWYRTGGDAAENVTPHYFRHFFTTHLRDRTGDRGVVKYLRGDVADDIIDTYTHNWGDRVRKVYLANIYSLS; via the coding sequence ATGAGCGGCGACGCGACTGCAGTCGCCGACCGTGGCGAACCCGACACCGACGACCCGATCGAGTATTTCCTCGAGGACATGGCCTACCACGGGAAGTCCGAACGGACGCGTGAAGCCTACGGACGCGTCCTCCGGGCGTTCGAGACGTTCCTCGCGGAGTTCGAGACGACAGCCGCGGACGCGGACCGCCGGGACTGCCTCGCCTGGGTGCACGAACTCCGCGGCCAGCACGCCGAGAGCACCGTCGCGACGTACGCCTCGTACCTCAACCGCTTCTACAGCTACATGACCCAGGTCGGGACCTTCGACGCCAATCCGATGGCGCTCGTGATGCAGGAGATGGACGAAGCCATCGACACCGACCCGACCCGTCGCGAGGTCTCCGTCGAGCGAATGCGGGAGTTCGTCGGCGACGTCACCCACCCGCTGGAGCGCGCCGTCGTGGTGGCGCTGCTGAAGACCGGGCTCCGGGTGGGCGAACTCTGCAATCTCGACGTTCGGGACGTCTCGCTCGCCGCGCCAGCGGTCGAGGACGCCTACGACCTCGGAACCCGGGGCCAACTCGACGGCCGGCCCGACACGCTGTTCGTCGATCCGAGGATGAGCCGCGGAGAGACGGTCAACGGCGAAGAACGGACGGCGTCGAACAAGCGCAAGCGAGCGACGCTCGTGCCCGTCGACGGGGAGCTGAAGACCGTTCTCGTCCGTTGGCTGGCGATCCGACCCGATTCCCCGTCCGAGGCTGAGCCGCTGTTCGTGAGCACGCGAGACGCCTGGGGAGAGCGCCTGACGCCCGAGATGGTGCGCTCGATGGTACGTCGACACGCCGAGGCAGCGGGCTGGTACCGTACGGGTGGCGACGCCGCGGAGAACGTCACGCCCCACTACTTTCGGCACTTCTTCACCACGCACCTCCGGGACAGAACCGGCGACCGTGGGGTCGTGAAGTACCTCCGGGGGGACGTCGCCGACGACATCATCGACACGTACACTCACAACTGGGGCGACAGAGTCCGGAAAGTATATCTCGCCAATATTTACTCCCTGTCGTAG
- a CDS encoding alpha/beta hydrolase encodes MTELDPELAAVVDRVRAAGVPEWSELSVPAARRVEDEVFTADDPREVAFVRDLAFDGPAGAVPVRVYHDDPERPAPVVVFYHGGGWTLGTLDSIGGVCREVAARADCVVVSVDYRLAPEHPFPAGLDDAYAALEWTVENASAFGADPDRVAVAGTSAGGNLAAAVTLRAREFGGPGLAHQALLYPMTDRTTNRVSYREHGDGPLLTRADVEWFWGQYCRSPVTAANPYASVLRAADHGDLPPVTVVTAGHDPLRDEGRAYADALDADGTPVEHWHYPSMAHGFLSLTDDVATADDALDRLAARLRNELQ; translated from the coding sequence GTGACCGAACTCGACCCGGAACTCGCCGCCGTCGTCGACCGCGTCCGGGCCGCCGGCGTCCCGGAGTGGTCCGAACTCTCCGTCCCGGCAGCCCGGCGCGTAGAGGACGAGGTGTTCACGGCCGACGACCCGCGAGAGGTCGCGTTCGTCCGCGACCTGGCGTTCGACGGTCCCGCAGGAGCGGTGCCCGTCCGCGTCTACCACGACGACCCCGAACGACCCGCGCCCGTCGTCGTCTTCTACCACGGCGGCGGGTGGACGCTCGGGACGCTGGACTCCATCGGTGGCGTCTGTCGGGAAGTCGCGGCCCGCGCGGACTGCGTCGTCGTGAGCGTCGACTACCGCCTCGCGCCGGAACACCCGTTCCCCGCGGGCCTCGACGACGCCTACGCCGCACTCGAGTGGACCGTCGAGAACGCGAGCGCGTTCGGCGCCGACCCCGACCGCGTCGCAGTCGCCGGGACGAGCGCGGGCGGGAACCTCGCGGCCGCTGTCACCCTGCGCGCCCGCGAGTTCGGCGGCCCCGGTCTCGCCCACCAGGCGCTGCTCTACCCCATGACCGACCGGACCACGAACCGCGTGTCGTACCGCGAGCACGGCGACGGGCCGCTGCTCACCCGGGCGGACGTCGAGTGGTTCTGGGGGCAGTACTGTCGGAGTCCGGTCACCGCCGCGAACCCGTACGCCAGCGTCCTGCGCGCGGCCGACCACGGCGATCTCCCGCCCGTCACCGTCGTCACGGCGGGCCACGACCCGCTCCGCGACGAAGGCCGCGCGTACGCTGACGCCCTCGACGCCGACGGCACGCCCGTCGAGCACTGGCACTACCCGTCCATGGCCCACGGGTTCCTCAGCCTCACCGACGACGTCGCGACTGCGGACGACGCGCTGGACCGGCTCGCGGCGCGACTCCGGAACGAACTGCAGTGA